A stretch of candidate division KSB1 bacterium DNA encodes these proteins:
- the lpxD gene encoding UDP-3-O-(3-hydroxymyristoyl)glucosamine N-acyltransferase — MTLADIAARVGGTVTGDGQVRITGLGKIQDARQGELTFLANPKYAKFVPSTRASAIILGQDFQGECPIPAIRVKDPYLAFLRAVLLFHPPEETLPAGVHPAAAVDPSAELGEGVAIGPLAVVGRNVRLGRNVKVYPCVVLYPNVTVGEDSVIHANVTVREGVQIGRRVIIHSGAVLGADGFGFVFQEDHYEKLPQTGTVIVEDDVEIGANTTIDRATLGATILRRGAKLDNLIQIAHNVEVGEHTVIAAQAGISGSTRVGKRVKIGGQAGFVGHLTIGDDATIGAQAGVAKDVPAGMFVIGYPAREMASYHRSLAALARLPELIKKVRQLEKELEELRATGKKQG; from the coding sequence ATGACGCTGGCTGACATCGCCGCCCGCGTGGGTGGCACGGTTACTGGGGACGGACAGGTGCGCATCACCGGTCTAGGCAAGATCCAGGATGCGCGCCAAGGGGAGTTGACTTTCTTAGCGAACCCCAAGTACGCAAAGTTTGTCCCCTCCACGCGGGCTTCGGCGATCATCCTCGGCCAGGACTTTCAGGGCGAATGCCCCATTCCGGCCATTCGCGTCAAGGACCCGTATCTTGCCTTCCTGAGGGCTGTCCTGCTCTTTCACCCACCGGAGGAGACGTTGCCGGCTGGTGTCCACCCTGCGGCGGCGGTCGACCCCTCAGCCGAGCTCGGCGAGGGAGTGGCCATCGGCCCGCTGGCGGTGGTCGGTCGCAATGTGCGCCTGGGTCGCAACGTGAAGGTCTACCCTTGCGTGGTCCTCTACCCCAATGTGACGGTGGGCGAGGACTCGGTCATCCATGCCAACGTCACCGTGCGTGAGGGTGTGCAAATCGGCAGGCGGGTCATCATCCATAGCGGTGCGGTGCTTGGCGCGGACGGCTTTGGGTTTGTGTTCCAGGAAGACCACTACGAGAAGCTGCCGCAGACGGGCACGGTGATCGTCGAGGACGACGTCGAAATCGGGGCGAACACCACCATCGACCGAGCCACGCTCGGGGCCACCATTCTCCGGCGCGGGGCAAAGTTGGACAATCTCATCCAGATTGCCCACAACGTGGAGGTGGGCGAACACACGGTCATCGCTGCGCAGGCAGGTATCTCGGGGAGCACGCGGGTGGGTAAGCGCGTGAAGATCGGCGGCCAGGCAGGCTTTGTCGGGCACCTGACCATCGGCGATGATGCCACCATCGGTGCCCAAGCGGGCGTGGCCAAGGATGTACCGGCGGGCATGTTTGTCATCGGCTACCCTGCCCGTGAGATGGCAAGCTACCACCGTTCGCTGGCGGCGTTGGCGCGCCTGCCGGAGCTCATCAAGAAGGTCAGGCAGTTGGAAAAGGAACTGGAGGAGCTGCGCGCTACCGGCAAGAAGCAGGGGTAG
- a CDS encoding OmpH family outer membrane protein, producing MKARVLTLVMGLLVIALVADGALAQKMKIGYINSQKILQNYKEAQDAQKKFDEINAGWEGQVREMQRQLQELSDQLEAQSLLLSEQRKQEKQQEIQNLYMSIQQFQMEKWGQNGEAFRKERELMEPIINSITAVIKKIGEAEGFTYIFDGVNGNIVYAAPDQPDLTDRVIEGLNKSVKTTGSKG from the coding sequence GTGAAAGCACGCGTTTTGACCTTGGTGATGGGCCTGTTGGTCATTGCTCTTGTTGCCGACGGGGCATTGGCGCAGAAGATGAAGATCGGCTACATCAACTCGCAGAAGATCCTGCAGAACTACAAGGAGGCGCAGGACGCGCAGAAAAAGTTCGATGAGATCAATGCGGGGTGGGAGGGCCAGGTGCGCGAGATGCAGCGCCAGCTGCAGGAGCTCTCTGACCAGCTGGAAGCCCAGAGCCTGCTGCTCAGCGAACAGCGCAAGCAGGAGAAGCAGCAGGAGATCCAGAATCTGTACATGAGCATCCAGCAGTTTCAGATGGAAAAGTGGGGCCAGAACGGCGAGGCCTTCCGCAAGGAACGGGAGCTGATGGAGCCGATCATCAACTCCATCACCGCAGTGATCAAGAAGATCGGTGAGGCCGAAGGGTTCACCTACATCTTCGACGGCGTCAACGGCAACATCGTGTACGCGGCTCCAGACCAGCCGGACCTGACGGACCGCGTGATTGAGGGACTCAACAAGAGCGTCAAGACCACCGGCTCCAAGGGTTAG
- the bamA gene encoding outer membrane protein assembly factor BamA yields the protein MRFRPFKVLIAGLVLVMLTVSGTAALGQTGKRSVKLLGLSVEGNKTADGNMIRLSSGLTVGNQITSDDIQNAIRQLWNLDIFSDVQILLDREVADGVFLSIKVSEYPRLEKVEIEGNKKLKKEEIDNKLNFYRGQVVSQRALQRARRKLKGAYKEKGHLLAKIDMQVRATETPDRVVVRVVIDEGKKVQIKKIDFYGNVAFDDGKLRKQMKDTKEDRWWRGADFDRKKYEQDLEKVVEFYHNHGYRDAEILRDSVYYGSAGDDMYIAIWVHEGEQYRFGNITWEGNKVYSQEELARLLDFKEGDIYDKGKLNKAVFEKIGGLYYDNGYIYATISPKERPLGNDRVDIHFVVMENDQAHIYKIHITGNSKTKEKVIRRELRIRPGEVFNRELLIRSQREVYMLNYFANVEPKVQPVDEKQVDVELKVEEKSTDTANMSAGWSERDKMIGSIGVSMNNLFGNGQRLSFDWNFGRSFRSFMISFTEPWLFDTPSLAGFSFYDTRRDPLYIGYRQRSRGGSLRVGRRFRWPDNYFRGDWIFAVDQTQLSDFLPILLETNPYFKRYEEMGPLTSRSIAQIISRNSLDHPEFPRRGSQVTLQTQIAGGPLGGNVGYHKHQFSSEWFLPAFWQLILHLGLEAGYMDGFARGSRIPYLDLFFIGGEGMSRSTPLRGYQDPLAGYASARGDRVLLKYTAELRLPIVPNPTVFGLIFAEAGNTWPTMTRTDPTDLKRSVGLGARVYMPMIGILGFDYAYGFDNIDARTGERRGRWVPHFVFGRGF from the coding sequence GTGAGGTTTCGACCCTTCAAAGTGCTCATAGCCGGCCTGGTGCTGGTCATGCTCACGGTCAGTGGCACCGCCGCCTTGGGCCAGACAGGTAAGCGCAGCGTCAAACTGCTGGGCCTGTCGGTGGAAGGCAACAAGACCGCCGACGGCAACATGATCCGCCTCAGTTCTGGCCTCACGGTGGGCAACCAGATCACCAGCGACGACATCCAGAACGCCATCCGCCAGCTCTGGAACTTGGATATCTTCTCGGACGTGCAAATCCTGCTCGATCGCGAAGTGGCTGATGGGGTTTTCCTCAGCATAAAAGTAAGCGAGTACCCGCGGTTAGAGAAGGTGGAGATCGAGGGGAACAAGAAGCTCAAGAAGGAAGAGATCGACAACAAGCTGAACTTCTATCGCGGCCAGGTGGTGAGTCAGCGGGCCCTGCAGCGCGCGCGCAGAAAGCTCAAGGGTGCCTACAAGGAGAAGGGGCATCTGCTGGCCAAAATCGACATGCAGGTGCGCGCCACCGAGACGCCCGACCGCGTGGTTGTGCGGGTGGTCATCGACGAAGGGAAGAAGGTCCAGATCAAAAAGATCGACTTCTACGGCAATGTGGCCTTCGACGACGGCAAGTTGCGCAAGCAGATGAAGGACACCAAAGAGGACCGTTGGTGGCGCGGCGCGGACTTTGACCGGAAGAAATACGAGCAGGACCTCGAGAAGGTAGTGGAGTTCTACCACAACCATGGCTACCGCGACGCCGAAATCCTTCGTGACTCCGTCTACTACGGCAGTGCCGGCGACGATATGTACATCGCCATCTGGGTGCACGAGGGGGAGCAGTATCGCTTCGGCAACATCACCTGGGAAGGGAACAAGGTCTATTCCCAAGAGGAGCTGGCCCGCCTGCTCGATTTCAAGGAGGGCGACATCTACGACAAGGGGAAGCTGAACAAGGCCGTTTTTGAGAAGATCGGCGGCCTGTACTACGACAACGGCTACATCTACGCCACCATCAGCCCCAAGGAACGTCCGCTAGGCAACGACCGGGTGGATATCCACTTCGTGGTGATGGAGAACGACCAGGCGCACATCTACAAGATTCACATAACTGGCAACAGCAAGACCAAGGAAAAAGTGATCCGCCGCGAGTTGCGTATCCGGCCCGGCGAAGTGTTCAACCGCGAGCTGCTCATCCGCAGCCAGCGCGAGGTGTACATGCTCAACTACTTCGCTAACGTGGAACCGAAGGTGCAGCCTGTGGACGAGAAGCAGGTGGACGTCGAGCTCAAGGTGGAAGAAAAGTCCACTGACACGGCCAACATGTCCGCCGGCTGGAGCGAGCGCGACAAGATGATTGGCAGCATCGGCGTGTCCATGAACAACCTGTTCGGCAACGGCCAGCGCCTGAGCTTCGATTGGAACTTTGGCCGCAGCTTTAGGTCGTTCATGATTAGCTTCACCGAGCCATGGTTGTTCGACACGCCCAGCCTGGCGGGCTTTAGCTTCTACGACACAAGGCGGGACCCGCTGTACATCGGCTACCGGCAACGCAGCCGGGGCGGTTCGCTGCGCGTGGGAAGGCGTTTCCGCTGGCCGGACAACTACTTCCGCGGGGACTGGATCTTCGCCGTCGACCAGACGCAGCTGTCGGACTTTTTGCCCATCCTGCTGGAGACCAACCCTTATTTCAAGCGGTATGAAGAGATGGGGCCATTGACCAGCCGCAGCATCGCGCAGATCATCTCCCGGAACAGCCTCGACCATCCGGAGTTTCCACGGCGCGGCTCGCAGGTCACTTTGCAGACGCAGATTGCCGGTGGGCCTCTGGGCGGCAACGTCGGCTACCACAAGCATCAGTTCTCCAGCGAATGGTTCCTGCCGGCCTTCTGGCAGTTGATCCTCCACTTGGGCCTGGAGGCCGGGTACATGGACGGCTTTGCGCGCGGTTCGCGCATCCCTTATCTTGACCTGTTCTTCATCGGTGGCGAAGGGATGTCGCGCTCCACGCCGCTCCGTGGCTACCAGGACCCCTTGGCAGGCTATGCGAGCGCCAGGGGTGACCGTGTGTTGCTCAAGTACACTGCCGAGCTGCGTCTGCCCATTGTGCCTAACCCCACGGTGTTCGGCCTGATCTTCGCGGAGGCGGGCAACACCTGGCCGACCATGACGCGCACCGACCCCACCGACCTCAAGCGCTCCGTGGGCCTAGGCGCGCGCGTGTACATGCCCATGATCGGCATCCTCGGCTTTGACTATGCATACGGTTTCGACAACATCGACGCCCGAACAGGCGAGCGGCGGGGCAGGTGGGTGCCGCACTTTGTCTTTGGCAGGGGCTTTTGA